The segment ATGTACTGACAACTGAGAACATGGAGGAGAGGCACACAAAAGAGAACCTAAAACAGCATTAAAGGATACTTATTTACAACCAAATTTCaacttttgatctaaattgcatcttatagaagggtccagacacCTTTTTTGTGATTTCACGTTTTTGAGAAACTTGACCCAAACAGCAAATCACTTCCTCATCCCTGTGTTGTATGTGGGCCcctaaaaaaatgaaaaaaggctacaaaaacacccaaatacatCCTTTTAGAAACAGGAAAGCTCTCcctatagtgatgcaggtctttagatgttgtacacatgaagtTGTCATTCCGAACTTTATCCGCAATGTTATATTCCttcatcactatactgagagctttgcTGTTTCTAATAgacgtatttgggtgttttttaagcctttgttcatgttttttcGGGCCCCCATACTacacaacgaggatgaggaagtgatTTTCTGTTTGGGCTAAGTTTCACAAAAACATACctggacccttctataacatgccatttatgtaaaaaatagagatttggttgtaaaaaaataaatcatcATTTAATACCATCTTTGATTTGAGTAGGTGGGGGATAGCGATAAGGTGAATGCGGTCTAGCTGGTAGGTAGCCAGGACTGTAGTACATTTAACTGGTCATTttctgatgtaaaaaaaaaaaaaaaaaataaaccaTAAGAACATTTTTATATTTGTCACATCCCTATGTTAAACACTGTCCTTGTTTTTGGAGTAATGCTGCAGCCAGTATTGCATGTGGGTGTGGATGGGTTTTGCTTTCCCCCTTATAGTGCATCTCTTGTGTTCAATGTGTGTTCTTGCAGTGAGGATAAGATGCATTCCCCACGTGACTTCCACATCCTGTTTGTGCCCCGGCGGAGCATGCTCTGTGAGCAGCGGCTGAAGGAGCAGGGGGTCTTGGGCTCGTTCATCAACATAGACGAGTACATCCTAGACCTCATCCCTTATGATGGAGACTTGCTCTCCATGGAGTCTGAGGGGGCCTTCAGGGTAGGTTAGGACAGGGACATGCACAAAGACACTACACATGTCCCAGTGTATGTATAGGCCCAGTAAGGCTCAGGTACAAAGCTATGATTTGTATTATATGGGGTAATAACCCGTGTGCCCTGGCTCTTTTAGGAATGCTATCTAGAAAGTGACCAGACAAGTCTGTACCACACCGCCAAGGGCCTTATGACTCTTCAGGCTCTGTATGGGACCATCCCCCAGATATTTGGGAAAGGGGAGTGTGCACGGGTGAGTATTGGGAACCACTTGGGACTTCATTAGGTTTAGAATTCCATATTGGCGCCAGTGTTGGTATTAGTTATTTGGGAAAgtaatatagtacattttacTCGTTACATTTAACAAAGTAAAGTGTTACTCTACAATATTAATTTGTGTGGAAAGTAACGTGATATATTACTTGGCATTACTTTCATGAAAAATATACCCTCGCTGGTCCATGTGTTTTTAGACTCCCTAATAGTAACATACACAAGGGTGTGATAGCATAGATTTTCTTGTTATCTTCCATTTGTCATAAAATCAAAGAAGATTCACGTGTGAAACTTCATCACCACTGTTAACTAATTTCAATGAAAACCAACTGCGTATTTGATAGCTACTTGTAATGAAAGTTTAGGTTTGTTATAAATTACCTAATTTTGTGACTACCAGTTGGCTATAGGCTACTCCGCTAGcaggttgctagctagctaaaaagaCAGCAAGCTAGCCTTTTAGCTTCCGACATCTCCACCATGTGAAATAATCAGATTTATAATGAAATAATATGCCCTGGCAAGTATTCTTATACCTGCTAGTGTAACCTACATTATCCCAGTTGAATATGCTGCTTGGATATATTACTTCCCATATCAGCTAAAAATAGAATGCCATCATTTTTGCTTATGGAGAAAAATAAAGCACAGGGCTTGGGGCTGTTTTTAGGTAGTCAATCAGGTAGTTATTACTTCTTAACAAAATACATTTGTGGGGGATTCTAATAAGGCTAGAATGTTGATTGGTTTATTGTTTGAAAAGTCACTGGGATTATATTTGGTTATTAATGCAAAATAGACCACTTATTTAATGCCAAGCTAAACTAAGACAGCAATCTTGAAGTTGAAGGGATTTTGAAGTTGATTAGCTTCTCACATCGCCATGTGAAATAATCAGATGTATAATTAAATATACTCTGGCAAATATTTTTATACTTGTCGGTACCTACAACATTATCCTAATTTGATATGCTGCGTCAATGTATTCACTCTCATATCAACTAAAATAGAATGTCATGATTTTTAGTCATGGAGAAAAACAAGCACATGGCTATCTGTTTTTGCGTTTCAAAATAGCCTAGAATAACATTATCACTTCTAAACAAAAACCATTTTTGAGGGATTCTAATAAGGCTACAATATTGTTGGTTTACTGTTTGAACAGTCACTGATATTTGGTTTTCAATGCAAAGTAGGCTGCTTATTTAATGCCAAGCTAAACCAAGATAGTAAAGTGATTTTCAAGTCGATTATTTCACATGGCGATGTGGGAAGCTAATCagatttataaataaataatatgcaCTGGCAAATGTTTGTGTTCTAGCCGATGTAACCTAAAATGTTATCCCGGTTTAATAAGCTGCTTGAATGTACAgttggaagtttatatacacctcagccaaatacatttaaactcagtttttcacaattcctgacatttaatcctagtaaaagttccctgtcttaagtcagttaggatcaccactttattttaagaatgtgaaatgtcagaataatagtagagagaatgatttatttcagcttttatttctttcatcacattcccagtgggtcagaagtttacatacactaaattagtatttggtagcattgcctttaaattgttaaacttgggtcaaacgtttcgggtagccttccacaagctttccacaataagttgggtgaattttggcccattcctcctgacagagctggtgtaactgagtcaggtttgtaggcctccttgcttgcacacgctttttcagttctgtccacaaattttctataggattgaggtcagggctttgtgatggccactccaataccttgactttgttgtacttaagccattttgccacaactttggaagtatgcttggggtccttgtccatttggaagacccatttgcgaccaagctttaacttcccgactgatgtcttgagatgttgcttcaatatatccacatcattttcgtccctcatgatgccatctattttgtgacgtgcaccagtccctcctgcagcaaagcacccccacaacataatgctgccacccccgtgcttcacggttgggatggtgttcttaggcttgcaaacctcccccttttccctccaaacataaggatggtcattatggccaaacagttctatttttgtttcatcagaccagatgacatttctccaaaaattacattctttgtccccatgtgcagttgcaaaccatagtctggcttttttatggcggttttggaggagtggcttcttccttgctgagcggccttttagggTATGTCGTTATAGGActtgtttttactgtggatatagatacttttgtacctgtttcctccagcatcttcacaaggtcctttgctgttgttctgggattgatttgcacttttcgcaaatCTGTACAGATTTCCTAtcttttcattcaaaatatttctCTTGAGCCACAGGTTCTAGTTGTAGACCGCACGTACACGGacccatagagatgtatagagggtATACACTTGTCACTAGATGGGAAAGCCCACTATGGGCTTTGCTATCACAGAAGCAATTGATGGCAAATATCAGAGATGTGCCCTCTATATGTTTCTATGGCCAGCAGCTGTGATGACATTTCTCCAAGCAGCCTTTCTCCACTCGCTCGAGAACTAAATGAGGAAACAAGTCGAGATCGGATCATGAAAGCACGTGCCCGGTAGAGATATGATTCTGAAAGTAGCGCACGTGTTGTTTGACAACGTAACTAATAATATTACCCAATTTGAAAAAGTAACATGCTACTTAAATCAGATTACTTTTATGAGTAACGGAGTAATGTGGAGTGTAAATTTATGCTTTAATTGTGTTAGAAATAAAATCCTGATTTCTTCTCAATGGCCAGCATGTAGCTAATATGATGCTTAGGATGAAGAGGGAGTTTGCTGGCAGTCAGACTCAGATCCTGCCTGTGTTCGACTCACTGCTGCTGCTGGACCGCAACATAGACCTGCTTACTCCTCTGGCCACACAGCTCACCTATGAGGGCCTCATTGACGAAGTTTATGGAATCACCAACGGTGAGGATGGGCCTCTGTTAATGCATGAAAACACAATGCAAGCTAAATACAGACATATTTAATCACATATTGATTGACGTAAAGACATCTTGAGGGATCTCTGTTGATTTGTGTATGGGGTTTTGGACCTTTGTGTGCTTGTTTATCTATTCTGTGCGCATGTGTCTGCAAACAGGTTATGTGAAGTTGCCTCCGGAGAAGTTTGCTGCCCAAAAGAAGCAGGGTGAGGTGGGTAAAGACCTGCCCACGGAGCCCAAGAAGATGCAGCTCAACTCAGCGGAGGAGCTGTATGCTGAGATACGGGACAAAAACTTCAACGCCATAGGGGCTGCACTGAGCAAGAAGGCCAAGATCATCTCTGCTGCCTTTGAGGTTGGCTTCAtccaagcagacagacagacactccttGTAACCACTCCTGTCTAATTTGATCCAAATCACTTTGTTAATGTGTTATAAATGTCACTTCACAAACTGGGGATTACAATCTCAGATAAATCCGAATGTCAGACCGCTCAATTACATTAGCTACCGCTTTCTCTAATCATATCAATTGGTGTTCTTATTGATTACCTTCTATGTGCCAGGGAGACTTTTCAGGAGGTGGTTTTCCAATGGCAAAAAGTAAAGCCAACTGACAATTAGTATTATCGATCAAGACAGTAAACACACTTTTTACGATAAAGGAGTGGCAGATAAAAGCAACTGTTTTTAGTTCATGCGTAATCTCCCACTGATGATTTGTTATGCATCCCCTACAGGCCTACACTTTTGGCATCATAACTGTCACTGGATGCTTTGCATGTGATAATTAGACTAAAGTCCCACACCTGTGGGTGTTTCAGTTTATGTATTTTTACATTTCTGTATTGCCCAGACCTGTTCCCAATCAAAGTTCATTTTCTCTAGTTTGATGGATGACCATATCagtgagagcatcagctgttctctAGGCATCAAACAATTTCTTACTACTGTTATGCCTACATGACAGCAttccatactgtatgtttaaTCTGAAATAATTTCCACATATTTACGTTGAGTTTAGTGTCTGTTTAATGTGTAATTGAGAAGTAGATTTTTTTTGTAATTTCCTAGGAGATTTTTAGTAATCCCTCAACCGGCTCTCACATTTCACATCTGTACGTAACACTACACAGTCTCTTTTTTCCAGTGTTAATGTTAGTTTGTTGATTTTTGTCTTGCAGGAGCGACATAATGCCAAAACAGTTGGCGAGATAAAGCAGTTTGTGTCCCAGCTGCCCCACATGCAGGCAGCACGGAGCTCGCTGGCCAATCACACCTCCATAGCTGAACTCATCAAGGACATCACCAGTGAGAAGAACAGCCTTTACTCCTTCTCCTTTCATGTCCAACTAACAACTCTCCATTCATCATCCCTTCCTTCTGTCTTAATCTGTCTTTCTTCATGCCCTCCACCCTAAAAAACTGATACAATCTGATCTTGGTGACATTTAATGTAGTTGACTTTGTCAAATGTGTGGCATATCGTTTAGAGAAAGACTACTGTTGATACTCTTTGACAGAGGTAAATGgatattctctctttctctctcgctctaatTCAGCCTCAGAGGCCTTCTTTGATAACCTGACAGTGGAGCAGGAGTTTATGACTGGAGTTGACACAGACAAGGTACACAAGGTTTTCAATGCTTTGTAGATTGTAGTGTGGATGAGGTTGGCTCTGATAATATTTGAAGAAGCTTAAAACTATTAACAGAATGTTTTGCTTAgtccctgtgtgtatgtgtgtgctcatGTTTCATGGCTTGCTGACCAAAGGCCCCTTGTTCCTATTGTCCAGGTTAACACATATATTGAGGACTGTATTGCCCAGAAGGATCCTCTGATCAAAATCTTGCGGCTGGTCTGTATGCAGTCAGTCTGCAACAATGGCCTCAAGCAGAAGATATTGGACTACTACAAGAGAGAGATCCTGCAGGTGCATTTTTTTCTGATTACATTACAATAAGTCAGTGTTTTAATACTAGTGATGGTCATTTGAAGATGTGATGAAAGCTACTGTGGCAACATGATTGACCTGTGCTGTTTTCTCTAGACCTATGGATACGAACACATGCTTACCCTCAACAACCTGGAGAAGACAGGTCTTCTGAAGCCCCAGACAAGCACCAGGAATAACTACCCCACCATCAGGAAGACACTCAAACTTTGGATGGAGGATGCCAACGAACAGGTGAATGAATCCCATGAGGGAGACATAATGTGGTCTGGGAGGGGGAGGGTAACACTTACACCTGTGTAATAATACTGTTAGTATTGTAGTGACAATTTGGTCATTGCTTTGTATTTGCACAATAATGGAGTTGGGTTGTTTTTGTTTATTAAGCAAGTTGAGAAAAAAAGCTCAAAGCATTAACCAAATGTAACAACAACCTTACCAAAACTCACGTACATACTTTTTTTCTCCAACTGTGAGAGTTGGATTTGTATGTAGTATTGTCTGTACTGATACCCAACTTGTGTATGTGTCATCTTCCTCCAGAACCCCAATGACATCTCCTATGTGTACAGTGGTTATGCTCCTCTCAGCATCCGTCTGACCCAGGTGTTGGCCAGGCCCGGCTGGCGCAGCATCGAGGAAGTTCTGAAGATGCTCCCTGGTCCACACTTTGAGGAGAGACAACAGCTGCCTGCTGGTCTCCATAAGAAACGTAAGGACAGCAGGAGACCAAGGCAGCAGGTTGCTCTCTTGCACAACAAGCTGAGCTATTGAAAGGCTGGGTGAATGATGACCTGTGTGGTAATCTGCTGGCTGTAGATAAGAGCTGGCTTTGTCCCTGCCGTGCCAAATGTCTTCGAGCAGCAGTTGATTTATTGTACACAGTGAACAAAACTGTACATTACCGTTAAGTGTGGGTCTGTTTGGGTGATTGTTTGTGTACATGTATTTGTGTATGAAAGAGGAGAGGCAAAGGCACCGTTGACCTTTCAGAGACCAGGGAGTTGAATATCCTCATCTTAAGCGTTATAACTATGCGTTGCTGACTCCAGGGTCAGTTTGGACATCTCATTGACAAGAGGATAATTAATTTGATGAGATTTTATTTACACCATGCAATGTGTTAATTACAACTGTGAGTTTGGGTATTAGACAGTTGACTTGTTTTTACATGTCTGCCATATCTTTGTTGTAGAAAGGTGATAATGGAAGACTGACAATAGACGAGCCTGTTGTAGCAGGAAGAGGGCGGAGTTTGTTTGAGAGAATAGTGTGTGGGTGGGGACATGGGTAGATGGGGGTTGACTCGAGGCGCTGTCTCTTACTTTCTTTGTGTGTTTACATGTTTAATATCAGTTTTTGAGGTTAAAGTAACCTCACTTCAAAACAAACAATCTGCTaagtaataatattaataatttggtgggtgcttatatttgtgtgtgaaataaataaataacaaattgcatatcccaactccccttGAGTCACCCTTGGAGAGTGGTGCACCCTGTGAACTTCACCCTGTTTGACTGTTTTCTCTCC is part of the Salvelinus namaycush isolate Seneca chromosome 18, SaNama_1.0, whole genome shotgun sequence genome and harbors:
- the LOC120062979 gene encoding vacuolar protein sorting-associated protein 33A is translated as MSAHLSYGRVNLNILREAARKELREFLDKCAGSKAIVWDEYLTGPFGLIAQYSLLKEHEVEKMFTLKGGRLPAADVKNIIFFVRPRLELMDIIAENVISEDKMHSPRDFHILFVPRRSMLCEQRLKEQGVLGSFINIDEYILDLIPYDGDLLSMESEGAFRECYLESDQTSLYHTAKGLMTLQALYGTIPQIFGKGECARHVANMMLRMKREFAGSQTQILPVFDSLLLLDRNIDLLTPLATQLTYEGLIDEVYGITNGYVKLPPEKFAAQKKQGEVGKDLPTEPKKMQLNSAEELYAEIRDKNFNAIGAALSKKAKIISAAFEERHNAKTVGEIKQFVSQLPHMQAARSSLANHTSIAELIKDITTSEAFFDNLTVEQEFMTGVDTDKVNTYIEDCIAQKDPLIKILRLVCMQSVCNNGLKQKILDYYKREILQTYGYEHMLTLNNLEKTGLLKPQTSTRNNYPTIRKTLKLWMEDANEQNPNDISYVYSGYAPLSIRLTQVLARPGWRSIEEVLKMLPGPHFEERQQLPAGLHKKRQQGENRTTLVFFLGGVTYAEIAALRFLSQMEDGGTEYIIATTKLINGTSWIKSLMDRPEAP